A region from the Lytechinus variegatus isolate NC3 chromosome 6, Lvar_3.0, whole genome shotgun sequence genome encodes:
- the LOC121417736 gene encoding uncharacterized protein LOC121417736 — translation MSVSYIFGKKISESLTVGQCREKLRHRYLDNLCKIQLKPWDKSDYAELKDLHTVVTMMRKDSSGKDTKKKEELEGSVDKIFSTKVNGRLPSRILISAQAGVGKTTAVAKIAYDWAEEKQESALEHLPLLFLVKFRNTSHRTSIGEAIKSQLLSDVDDLAAKGIESFIRRNQGICHIILDGLDEYAGISSENNIVNVIQCDEFPQCRVLVTTRPHLESYFNQGYLPRAYTIMWIEGFSMESSRNYIDRFFTLSSTDEKGRKLKEYLNEQPLINELVKTPLFCLLICHLWSEDKLGNNVSTQTELFDSVNIFLMHHANARSGSTTSRKTFTCNELSRIVNGIGRVALSGLLDDAKKLVFTLQDFCKIPRILDKACELGILSKTTVAMAQLPQSNETTHTSIEFYHKLAQEHSAGKFIAKETWRILLRYKISKLDRILRSIEGNIGDYEQLLRFAAGKDRNIGIRIMEAILSNEHLHDSERYRILLDCSSESKDSEGDMSSLVQRCVNAQSMILKAPTIYTFVGMQNLPKRLQSEVRALRFKESTLTADEANRMWSCLKLFPSLHNISIADSFLNFPSSLPELSSFTRLSAERMTPVCYTSVLSSLPNASELDVCIEIRGTNNTFEITVDTINRTREIVDHQRDRNMINVTLEHLVAQSSNRMNELELTSRGLTILFHDRSMEQLRLSFLGDMSLYGETMVDLFVQTTYLHCM, via the exons ATGTCGGTTTCAT aTATATTCGGCAAGAAGATCTCGGAATCATTAACTGTGGGACAATGTCGTGAGAAGTTGAGACACAGGTACCTCGATAATCTGtgcaaaatccaattgaaaccctGGGATAAATCTGATTACGCTGAGCTCAAAGATTTGCATACGGTCGTAACAATGATGAGGAAAGACTCGAGTGGAAAAGATaccaaaaagaaagaagaattgGAAGGCTctgttgataaaatattttctacgAAAGTAAACGGGAGACTGCCATCTCGAATCCTCATTTCAGCTCAAGCTGGAGTAGGGAAGACAACAGCTGTTGCAAAGATAGCGTATGACTGGgctgaagaaaaacaagaatcGGCATTGGAACACTTGCCACTTCTTTTTTTGGTTAAATTTCGTAACACAAGCCATAGGACATCGATCGGAGAAGCAATCAAATCTCAACTTTTAAGCGATGTAGATGATCTCGCAGCGAAGGGAATTGAGAGTTTCATCCGCAGAAATCAAGGGATCTGTCACATCATACTTGACGGACTGGATGAATATGCAGGTATATCTTCAGAAAACAATATTGTCAACGTCATTCAATGTGATGAGTTTCCACAATGTCGAGTCCTTGTGACAACACGCCCTCATCTGGAGAGCTACTTCAATCAAGGTTACCTTCCAAGGGCATACACAATAATGTGGATCGAGGGATTTTCGATGGAGAGTTCCAGAAACTACATTGACAGATTCTTCACACTGTCTTCGACTGACGAAAAGGGGAGGAAGCTGAAAGAATACCTAAACGAGCAACCGCTCATCAATGAGCTTGTCAAAACACCTCTCTTTTGTCTATTGATCTGTCACCTGTGGAGTGAAGATAAACTAGGTAATAATGTCAGTACCCAAACAGAGTTATTTGAcagtgtaaatatttttttaatgcatcacGCAAATGCTAGGTCAGGGTCAACCACGTCAAGGAAAACTTTCACATGCAACGAACTAAGTAGGATAGTTAACGGAATAGGCAGAGTTGCGCTCTCAGGTCTTTTGGATGATGCCAAAAAGCTAGTATTTACGCTCCAAGATTTTTGCAAAATTCCTCGTATCCTTGATAAGGCATGCGAGCTCGGGATCCTATCGAAAACGACTGTCGCAATGGCACAACTTCCTCAGTCTAACGAGACCACTCACACATCTATTGAATTTTATCACAAATTGGCACAAGAACATTCAGCTGGCAAATTTATCGCGAAGGAAACTTGGCGCATTTTACTGCGTTATAAAATTTCGAAGTTGGACAGAATTCTGAGGAGCATAGAGGGAAATATTGGAGACTATGAACAACTCCTACGATTTGCTGCTGGCAAAGACAGGAATATTGGGATACGAATTATGGAAGCTATCCTTTCAAATGAGCATCTGCATGACAGTGAGCGATATCGCATTCTACTTGACTGTTCATCAGAATCTAAGGATAGTGAAGGAGACATGTCTTCGTTGGTCCAAAGATGCGTCAACGCACAGAGTATGATTCTCAAGGCACCGACTATCTACACTTTCGTCGGGATGCAGAATCTTCCCAAGCGACTGCAAAGTGAG GTAAGAGCATTGAGGTTCAAGGAGTCTACACTCACGGCTGACGAGGCAAATAGAATGTGGTCCTGTCTCAAATTATTTCCCAGCTTACATAACATCAGCATCGCAGACTCTTTTCTAAATTTCCCTTCGTCTCTTCCAGAGCTCTCATCATTTACTCGCCTATCAGCCGAGAGAATGACGCCTGTCTGTTACACAAGCGTACTCTCATCTCTACCTAATGCGAGTGAGCTCGATGTATGCATCGAAATCAGAGGTACGAACAACACTTTCGAGATCACAGTCGATACTATAAACCGTACGAGAGAAATCGTAGATCATCAACGCGATAGGAACATGATCAACGTCACACTTGAACACTTGGTTGCACAGTCGTCGaatagaatgaatgaattagaGCTGACGTCTCGAGGGCTCACCATTCTATTCCATGATCGATCAATGGAGCAGTTGCGACTATCTTTTTTGGGAGATATGAGCCTATACGGAGAAACAATGGTTGACCTGTTTGTCCAGACAACTTACTTGCATTGTATGTAA